The genomic stretch TGAAAGATTGCGTTGCATGGGACCGGAGTAAGTGCTGAAGCGCTAACTCTGGTCGACAGCTAAAGCGCTAACTCCGGTCGACCGCAACCACCTCGCATGGGACCGGAGTAAGTGCTTTGCATGGGACCAAAGTAAGCGCTAAAGCGCTAACTCTGGTCGACAGCTAAAGCGCTAACTCCGGTCGACACAGGAGAATACGGCATGGCCCCGGATCTGGATTCGCGGATCGAAACGTATTACGTGCGGGTGCGCGGCATGGTGCAGGGCGTCGGCTTTCGCCATGCGACCGTGCGGCAGGCGCACGCGCTCGGTATCAAGGGATGGGTGGCGAATCTCGACGACGGTTCAGTTGAAGCCATCTTGCAAGGACCGGCCAACCAGGTCGACCGAATGCTGTCATGGCTGCGTCACGGGCCGGCGGCGGCGCGGGTGACCGAGGTCACAGGCGAAGAGCGCGTGACGGAAAAGCGTTACGAGCGTTTCGAGCAGCACTGAGAACGCGCGTGATGGAACGGCAAGGCGGCGCGACATCACACTGATGTCGTGCCGCCTTGCCGTTTTTGCGTAGATTACTGCGTAGATCACCGCCTCTATAGCGTTACCGCGCCACCAGCAGGCTCTCCGCAAAGCCCCATTCCTCTTCGATCCATTGATGGCTGCAGACGAAGCCGGCGTCGTCCGCAATCGCGGGCACTTCTTCAGCGCGATATTTGTGGCTGCTCTCGGTCCAGATCGTTTCGCCTTCCTTCAGCGTGACCGTCAATTGCGCCGCGCCCACGTGTGCCGTGACGTCGCGTTTTGCGCGCAAATGCATTTCGATGCTGCGCGCGTCCGGATTGAAACGTGCGACGTGTTCGAACGCGTCGAGCGGAAAGTCGCCGTCAAGTTCGCGATTGACCCGCGCCAGCAGGTTCAGATTGAACGACGCGGTCACGCCGATCGAATCGTCGTAAGCCGCCACCAGTACCGGCGTGGGCTTGATCAGATCGGTGCCGAGCAGCAACGCGTCGCCAGGTGCGAGCATGTTGCGGATGTCGCGCAGAAAACGCGTGGCTGCGAGCCGCCCGAAATTACCGATGGTGCTGCCGAGAAACAGTACAAGCAAGCGTTCGTTCGATGCGCGGTTCTTGCTGACTTCGGCGAGGCCCGCGAGATAATCGCGCTCATAACCGACAATCGAAATCCGTTCGATGTCGCCGAGCTCGCGCCTGCACAACTGCAATGCACTGCGCGATATTTCAATCGGACAGTATGAAGTGGGGCGCTTTTTACACAGCGCTTCCAGAATGCGCCGCGTTTTGCGGCCGCTGCCGCTGCCGAGTTCGGCGACGGTGACGTCATGCGGCAGGTGCGCGACGATGTCTGCGGCGTGCTTCGCCAACAGGCGCTCTTCGGCGCGCGTCACGCCGTATTCGGGCAGCACGGTGATCACCTCGAACAGCGCCGAGCCGACTTCGTCATACAGATATTTCGACGGCAGTTCCTTCTGCGGTGCGTGGGTGAGTCCGGCGCGGACGGCCGCGGCGAAGGTGGAGCGTAGGTCGGGTGATACGTCGTACGTGAGGGCTGGCTGGGTCATGCTGGCTCCAGTAGTCACATTCGGTGGTCGGGGGTTGCTGACCGGACGGCGGCATGCGCGATGAAAGCACTTGGTGCGTGCCGCGGAGAGTGGAGCGGACCGGATTCGCCGTGACGCGATGGCGTTTATTCCCGGACCGAAGGATTGATGCTGCAAGACTCGTAGCAAGATTCGCGCTTGTGCAACGAGGTTCGGCGTGACGACTTCAGAATTGCCGGTTACGCGTGAAGTTATGTTCTAGTGCATCGGCGCGCGATGCGCACGAAATAAATGCGGCGCGCTGCGGAAAACGTACGTGTGCTGTCGCCGGATAACCCGTCTAGAATGCCGGC from Paraburkholderia sp. IMGN_8 encodes the following:
- a CDS encoding acylphosphatase; this encodes MAPDLDSRIETYYVRVRGMVQGVGFRHATVRQAHALGIKGWVANLDDGSVEAILQGPANQVDRMLSWLRHGPAAARVTEVTGEERVTEKRYERFEQH
- the egtD gene encoding L-histidine N(alpha)-methyltransferase codes for the protein MTQPALTYDVSPDLRSTFAAAVRAGLTHAPQKELPSKYLYDEVGSALFEVITVLPEYGVTRAEERLLAKHAADIVAHLPHDVTVAELGSGSGRKTRRILEALCKKRPTSYCPIEISRSALQLCRRELGDIERISIVGYERDYLAGLAEVSKNRASNERLLVLFLGSTIGNFGRLAATRFLRDIRNMLAPGDALLLGTDLIKPTPVLVAAYDDSIGVTASFNLNLLARVNRELDGDFPLDAFEHVARFNPDARSIEMHLRAKRDVTAHVGAAQLTVTLKEGETIWTESSHKYRAEEVPAIADDAGFVCSHQWIEEEWGFAESLLVAR